The following are from one region of the Methanospirillum hungatei genome:
- the glyA gene encoding serine hydroxymethyltransferase has protein sequence MSYLETTDPEIAAIIDKETNRQINGLELIASENVVSRAVLEASGSIMTNKYAEGYPGKRYYGGCEFHDMAENLARDRVCSLFGAEHANVQPHSGSQANMAVYFAVLKPGDKILSMNLSQGGHLSHGSPVNFSGIIYESHQYGVDLKTERMDYGSIAEMAKKIQPKIIVCGASAYPREIDFKAFADISEDVGAYCVADIAHIAGLCATGIHPSPVGHTTFTTSTTHKTLRGPRGGFILCDKEFAAPIDKAVFPGMQGGPLMHIISAKAVCFKEASTKEFVKYSEQVVKNSRILAETLAAHNVRLVSGGTDNHLCLLDLTNFGITGLEAEQALGNAGITVNKNTIPNETKSPFVTSGLRVGTPAVTSRGMKESEMKQIGEWIAAVIRDSKNTSLQESIREEVKSLASQYPLYPDLT, from the coding sequence ATGTCCTATCTGGAAACGACTGATCCAGAAATCGCAGCGATCATCGATAAAGAAACCAATCGTCAGATAAACGGTCTTGAACTGATAGCTTCAGAAAACGTCGTAAGTAGGGCGGTCCTTGAAGCTTCTGGTTCGATCATGACTAACAAATACGCTGAAGGGTATCCTGGCAAGCGATACTATGGCGGATGTGAGTTCCATGATATGGCAGAAAATCTGGCACGTGACAGAGTATGTTCACTGTTTGGTGCAGAACATGCAAATGTTCAGCCACACTCCGGCAGCCAGGCTAATATGGCCGTTTACTTTGCGGTTTTAAAACCAGGTGACAAAATCCTCTCCATGAATCTCTCTCAGGGGGGTCATCTCTCCCATGGCTCTCCGGTTAATTTTTCAGGGATAATCTATGAGTCACATCAGTATGGTGTGGATTTGAAGACAGAACGGATGGATTATGGCAGTATTGCTGAAATGGCAAAAAAAATACAGCCAAAAATCATTGTCTGTGGTGCAAGCGCTTATCCGAGAGAGATAGATTTTAAAGCATTTGCAGATATTTCAGAAGATGTTGGTGCATACTGCGTTGCAGATATCGCTCATATTGCAGGTCTTTGTGCAACAGGCATACACCCAAGCCCGGTTGGGCATACAACCTTCACCACATCAACCACGCATAAGACCCTCCGTGGCCCTCGTGGAGGATTCATCCTCTGTGACAAGGAATTTGCCGCACCCATTGACAAAGCAGTATTTCCGGGAATGCAGGGTGGCCCACTTATGCACATTATTTCAGCAAAAGCGGTCTGTTTTAAGGAAGCATCAACCAAAGAGTTTGTAAAATACTCAGAACAGGTTGTAAAAAATTCCCGGATTCTTGCCGAAACGCTTGCTGCGCATAATGTCAGACTGGTTTCAGGAGGAACTGATAACCATCTTTGTCTACTGGATCTGACAAACTTTGGCATTACCGGACTTGAAGCTGAGCAGGCACTTGGAAATGCAGGGATAACAGTCAATAAAAATACAATTCCAAATGAAACGAAAAGTCCTTTTGTTACCAGTGGTCTTCGTGTCGGAACTCCTGCAGTTACCAGCCGCGGTATGAAAGAGAGTGAAATGAAACAGATTGGTGAGTGGATTGCTGCAGTCATCCGTGACAGTAAAAACACAAGCCTTCAGGAAAGCATCAGGGAAGAGGTAAAATCCCTTGCCAGCCAATATCCTCTTTACCCTGATCTGACATGA
- a CDS encoding DUF7518 family protein produces MSEEGFGTNNLDERVRQLERKIVDLEALIKGLTDEMLDMKAVVMKLKKEQRPPPVIQAVAPPISRGKVERESAEADKDLAKPPVTPPRDKITLKMQPDGTLQPEKDMGEDIIIASARDARSRYKDQHQRSGQSDLIIAEDKEPTEDS; encoded by the coding sequence ATGAGTGAAGAAGGGTTTGGGACGAATAATCTTGATGAGCGGGTCCGTCAGCTAGAGCGGAAAATTGTTGATCTAGAAGCCCTCATCAAAGGTCTGACTGACGAAATGCTGGATATGAAGGCTGTTGTTATGAAATTGAAAAAGGAACAGCGTCCACCACCGGTCATCCAGGCAGTAGCACCACCGATATCACGGGGAAAAGTTGAGCGTGAATCTGCAGAAGCTGATAAGGATTTGGCAAAACCTCCCGTTACACCGCCTCGTGACAAAATTACCCTGAAGATGCAGCCGGATGGAACACTTCAGCCAGAGAAAGATATGGGTGAGGATATAATCATAGCGTCAGCCCGTGATGCCAGAAGCCGGTACAAAGACCAGCATCAACGGAGTGGACAGAGTGATCTCATTATTGCTGAAGACAAAGAGCCAACTGAAGACTCGTAA
- a CDS encoding segregation and condensation protein A — translation MTHDPVEILVKMAEQGEIDPWNINIIEVTDRFFAEMEKQEMLDLRLSARTLLYAATLLRIKSDYLKETSCVSDEEDEYCGLTDDDSDPHNPGLPFHDPVSLLEHEIKRRLERKNMRKQPITLYDLINLLRNAEKEERRRQREVWSFDGLVYTEEVVSIAHEEAYQESAMQVLSCFADCATSGGTVTLSDMANRLSWPPVHVFIPLLFLMHEGYLEIIQETFFGEVYISPLPGLYAVNHEYQSISTN, via the coding sequence ATGACTCATGATCCTGTTGAGATCTTGGTAAAAATGGCAGAGCAGGGTGAGATAGATCCCTGGAATATTAATATCATTGAAGTAACCGACCGGTTTTTTGCTGAAATGGAGAAACAGGAAATGCTTGATCTTCGTCTTTCAGCGCGAACTCTCTTATATGCTGCTACACTTCTTCGAATCAAATCAGATTATCTCAAAGAAACTTCCTGTGTTTCAGATGAAGAAGACGAATATTGTGGTTTAACTGACGATGATTCTGATCCCCACAATCCGGGATTGCCTTTTCATGATCCTGTATCTTTGCTTGAGCATGAGATCAAGCGTCGTTTGGAACGCAAAAACATGCGGAAACAACCAATTACTCTGTATGATCTGATAAATCTTCTTCGAAATGCTGAAAAAGAAGAGCGACGGCGCCAACGTGAGGTCTGGAGTTTTGACGGACTAGTTTATACCGAAGAAGTCGTGTCAATCGCTCATGAAGAAGCCTACCAGGAAAGTGCTATGCAGGTTCTGTCCTGCTTTGCCGATTGCGCTACTTCCGGGGGCACAGTCACCTTATCAGATATGGCGAATCGGCTTTCATGGCCTCCGGTTCATGTCTTTATTCCCTTGTTATTCCTTATGCATGAAGGATATCTCGAGATCATTCAGGAGACATTTTTTGGCGAGGTGTATATTTCTCCCTTGCCGGGACTCTATGCGGTGAATCATGAATATCAGAGTATCAGTACGAACTGA
- a CDS encoding S8 family serine peptidase produces MISRSNISIVTLLVFVTVIICALTQTGTAIPDTGILTVPSALSPVQSTAVAPVSSGSTIQSSAIPISETPIAVSAEYAPDRLIVRYNPDKPRAQTGMMSIESVTNAQAGTSVLADLSDAGVPGMQVVQVTSNTLDAAMEAYKASPDVLYVEPDYKISLSPVEKNGKVVDAGALSIESAIYPNDPGYKYLWGMHNTGQAPFYGTSDADIDAPDAWGITTGSPHVVVAVVDTGVDYTHPDLSSNIWQNTGEIVNGMDDDGNGYIDDIRGWNFASKNNNPMDDNGHGTHCAGTIAAVGNNGIGVAGTAWNVKIMPLKFLNAQGSGYVSDAISAILYANRKGAAVISNSWSGSGYTQSLKDAIDASNAVVVCAAGNSGKNADASPQYPAAFSSSNILSVAATDYYDRLASFSNYGSNSVDLAAPGVSIYSTARSGSYQYLSGTSMATPHVAGVAALIKSQNPSMSGTQIRSKIFSSVDRVTSLSGKVASGGRLNAAKALGGAAPTPTPTKTPYPTVTPTKSPTPSPTYNPYPTATPTVSPTPKPGSQLNAAFYSAPVYGKAPLRVQFIDQSYGNPNRWIWSFGDGGFSYQKNPYHTYLKKGTFSVRLTTNRGGVSSTVYKQRLITVT; encoded by the coding sequence ATGATTTCACGAAGTAACATTTCTATTGTCACTCTTTTAGTTTTCGTGACAGTAATTATCTGTGCTCTCACACAGACAGGAACTGCAATTCCAGACACTGGAATTCTGACCGTTCCATCAGCATTAAGCCCGGTTCAATCAACAGCTGTTGCTCCTGTCTCTTCAGGATCTACAATACAGTCTTCTGCCATTCCTATATCGGAAACACCGATAGCTGTCTCTGCAGAATATGCGCCGGATCGTCTCATTGTCAGGTACAATCCAGATAAACCACGGGCTCAAACCGGCATGATGTCTATCGAGTCTGTCACCAATGCCCAGGCAGGAACATCAGTTCTCGCAGATTTGTCTGATGCCGGAGTTCCAGGTATGCAGGTTGTGCAAGTCACCAGTAATACATTAGATGCTGCAATGGAAGCGTATAAAGCAAGCCCTGATGTGCTCTATGTTGAACCTGATTACAAAATATCATTAAGTCCTGTCGAAAAGAATGGAAAAGTTGTCGACGCAGGGGCTTTAAGTATTGAAAGTGCTATTTACCCAAATGATCCTGGATATAAATATCTCTGGGGAATGCACAATACCGGGCAGGCCCCATTTTATGGGACTTCTGATGCAGACATTGATGCTCCTGATGCCTGGGGTATTACGACTGGTTCGCCCCATGTTGTTGTTGCGGTTGTAGATACCGGAGTTGATTATACGCATCCTGATCTTTCTTCGAATATCTGGCAGAACACGGGTGAAATTGTCAATGGAATGGATGATGATGGGAATGGATACATTGACGACATTCGTGGCTGGAACTTCGCCTCAAAGAATAACAATCCTATGGATGACAACGGACATGGAACACATTGTGCGGGTACCATTGCGGCTGTTGGAAATAATGGAATCGGTGTCGCAGGAACAGCATGGAATGTCAAGATAATGCCACTGAAATTCCTAAATGCGCAGGGGTCAGGATATGTGTCTGATGCAATATCTGCAATATTGTATGCAAACCGTAAAGGGGCAGCAGTTATTTCTAATTCATGGAGTGGAAGTGGATACACCCAGTCATTGAAAGATGCAATTGATGCATCAAATGCAGTTGTTGTTTGTGCAGCAGGTAATAGTGGAAAGAACGCAGATGCAAGTCCCCAATATCCGGCTGCATTCTCAAGCAGTAATATCCTCTCTGTTGCTGCCACAGATTATTATGACCGGCTGGCCTCTTTCTCGAATTATGGATCGAATTCTGTTGATCTGGCAGCCCCGGGTGTGAGCATCTATAGTACTGCCCGATCGGGAAGTTACCAATACTTAAGCGGCACATCGATGGCAACACCTCATGTTGCAGGAGTTGCAGCACTTATTAAATCACAAAATCCCTCCATGTCAGGAACCCAAATACGAAGTAAAATATTCAGTAGTGTTGACAGAGTCACGTCTCTCTCAGGAAAGGTGGCATCAGGTGGAAGACTCAACGCAGCAAAAGCGCTCGGAGGAGCAGCACCGACTCCAACGCCAACAAAAACTCCTTACCCAACTGTAACGCCCACAAAGTCACCAACCCCTTCTCCGACGTATAATCCGTATCCAACCGCTACTCCAACTGTGTCACCAACACCAAAACCTGGCTCCCAGTTAAATGCAGCATTTTATTCTGCACCAGTGTATGGAAAAGCACCATTACGAGTACAGTTTATTGACCAGTCATATGGAAATCCAAACAGATGGATATGGTCTTTTGGTGACGGAGGATTCTCCTATCAGAAAAATCCATATCACACGTATCTGAAAAAAGGAACATTTTCTGTGAGACTGACAACGAACAGAGGGGGAGTTTCCAGCACAGTTTATAAACAACGGTTAATTACCGTTACGTAA
- the folD gene encoding bifunctional methylenetetrahydrofolate dehydrogenase/methenyltetrahydrofolate cyclohydrolase FolD, translating to MILDGKGLAARRLELLKEDIIEGGLTPTLATVLVGDDPASHMYVRMKHRACEQVGISSVNISLPEDTTTNTMLDRIHQLNEDSDIDGILVQLPLPASIDTQAVLSAIRPEKDVDGFHPLNMGRLVTGLEGPRPCTPKGIMTLLQEYHIPIAGKRAVVVGRSVDVGRPIALLLLHAHATVTICHSKTEDLPSITKQADILVSAAGKAGIITRDMVKPGVTVIDVGTNQVNGKLCGDVAFSEVEPVAGAITPVPGGVGPMTIASLMENTVNSARNRCGPFM from the coding sequence ATGATATTAGATGGTAAAGGACTTGCAGCACGAAGACTGGAGTTGCTGAAAGAAGATATAATTGAGGGTGGCCTTACCCCCACTCTTGCTACAGTACTGGTTGGTGATGATCCTGCATCTCATATGTATGTCAGGATGAAACACCGTGCCTGTGAGCAGGTGGGCATTTCTTCTGTGAATATTTCCCTTCCAGAAGATACCACAACAAATACTATGCTTGACCGAATCCATCAGTTGAATGAAGATTCTGATATTGACGGGATTCTTGTTCAGCTTCCTCTGCCTGCATCCATAGACACACAAGCAGTGCTTTCAGCAATTCGGCCTGAAAAAGATGTTGATGGATTTCACCCACTCAATATGGGAAGGCTAGTAACCGGTCTTGAAGGACCACGGCCCTGCACACCAAAGGGCATCATGACCCTGTTACAGGAATATCATATCCCCATTGCTGGCAAACGGGCGGTTGTTGTAGGAAGAAGTGTCGATGTCGGAAGACCGATTGCACTCCTTCTTCTTCATGCACATGCCACCGTTACAATCTGTCATAGCAAAACAGAAGATCTCCCCTCAATAACAAAACAAGCAGATATTCTGGTTAGTGCTGCAGGGAAAGCGGGAATTATCACAAGAGATATGGTAAAGCCTGGTGTAACAGTCATTGATGTGGGGACTAATCAGGTGAATGGAAAACTCTGTGGTGACGTTGCATTTTCAGAGGTTGAACCTGTCGCTGGAGCCATAACACCGGTTCCTGGTGGTGTTGGTCCGATGACCATCGCTTCACTCATGGAGAACACCGTCAATAGTGCAAGGAACCGATGCGGTCCTTTTATGTAA
- the folP gene encoding dihydropteroate synthase — MRSFYVKDIHIGRQRPVLMGVLNISPESFYPGSFVPISAVHEAADKMTAAGAEILDIGARSTAPNSQPISVSEEVERIRECLRQLNGEDYVVSIDTMYPEVLNAALHFDVSLANDISGLMNPELGHVIADAGIPAVIMATRKSPGDATSIQETHEAIRLILSRASSLGIEDIILDPGIGKWVPTRTAEDDWELCKKFETIQQYGHPILAAVSRKSFIGEATGQSPTGRLAGTLAITSLLIEKGAAVIRAHDIPETMDLIKTVMHMRDTA, encoded by the coding sequence ATGCGGTCCTTTTATGTAAAGGATATTCACATCGGCAGGCAAAGACCTGTTCTGATGGGTGTCCTGAACATCAGCCCTGAATCTTTTTATCCAGGATCATTTGTACCAATATCCGCCGTGCATGAAGCTGCGGATAAAATGACTGCAGCCGGCGCAGAAATCCTTGATATTGGTGCACGGAGCACTGCTCCAAACAGTCAACCAATATCGGTTTCTGAAGAAGTAGAAAGAATTCGGGAATGTCTTCGCCAACTAAACGGTGAGGATTATGTGGTGAGCATTGACACCATGTACCCAGAGGTATTAAATGCTGCTCTTCATTTTGATGTAAGTCTTGCAAATGATATATCCGGACTTATGAATCCTGAATTAGGTCATGTTATCGCAGACGCAGGAATACCAGCGGTGATAATGGCGACGCGGAAAAGCCCGGGAGATGCAACATCAATACAGGAAACACATGAAGCTATCAGGTTGATTCTTTCTCGAGCTTCTTCGCTTGGCATAGAAGACATCATTTTAGATCCTGGAATTGGGAAATGGGTACCTACACGTACAGCAGAAGATGATTGGGAATTGTGCAAGAAATTTGAAACAATTCAACAATACGGGCATCCAATTCTGGCTGCAGTATCAAGAAAATCATTTATTGGAGAAGCAACAGGTCAATCCCCAACTGGAAGACTGGCTGGAACCCTTGCAATAACATCTCTATTAATAGAAAAGGGAGCTGCAGTTATTCGTGCTCATGACATCCCAGAAACAATGGATTTAATAAAAACAGTTATGCATATGAGAGATACTGCATGA
- a CDS encoding RPA family protein, which yields MSDNSANKRFERESAKRVFAAELRDAYHHFREGSDDKSPTYILLPTGERCNRVFITGTLTEKKKSEGEAVFYQIRVMDPTGIFFVSAGSYQPEALHQISTIESPSYVAIIGKPGVFQAPDGRNLVSIRAESITAVDKSVVDCWILDTARLTLDRIEKNTDDQDHQKAAEIYQRSPDSWRPKIKEALASIQL from the coding sequence ATGAGTGATAATTCAGCAAATAAAAGATTTGAACGTGAGTCTGCAAAAAGGGTATTTGCAGCAGAACTGAGAGACGCGTATCACCATTTCAGAGAAGGATCAGATGATAAAAGCCCTACATATATCCTTCTTCCAACTGGTGAGCGATGCAACAGAGTTTTTATCACCGGAACCCTGACCGAGAAGAAAAAATCGGAAGGTGAGGCTGTATTTTATCAGATTCGGGTGATGGATCCGACGGGCATTTTTTTTGTCAGTGCTGGAAGTTATCAACCAGAAGCATTACACCAGATCTCAACCATAGAATCACCATCATATGTTGCCATTATCGGAAAACCCGGTGTCTTTCAGGCTCCTGATGGGAGAAATCTGGTGTCGATCCGGGCTGAATCTATAACTGCTGTTGATAAATCAGTCGTAGATTGTTGGATCCTTGACACAGCCAGGCTGACACTGGACAGAATAGAAAAAAACACTGATGACCAGGATCATCAAAAGGCTGCTGAAATATACCAGCGTTCGCCTGATTCCTGGCGGCCAAAAATCAAAGAAGCACTTGCTTCTATCCAACTCTGA
- the smc gene encoding chromosome segregation protein SMC: protein MHITQLEIDNFKSFGRKTKIPFLPGFTVISGPNGSGKSNIIDCILFALALSSSRHLRAERLTDLINLNNDRNTAEVEITFSDGTVIRRRIKRTENTYYNYLYLNGRPCRQGELLEFLAGHGIVPHGYNVVMQGDINRIIEMSDSERRKIIDEIAGVAEFDAKKELALQELSQVRERMAEESVHIEELSIRLTQLEKQKEQAVLFRTLHDELKNLTRCRSAARLSALKKDQDALLMGITEEKDQVIQIDGDISWKSHERDFIREEIAAIDQKIAAKTGSDYMALVSRIAEAKASIDSLHRTIDRALREKEEANKRLSDIFTGVKRQEERVQARDNEMRSLMIDRTNLSMTATAVQNEFDRISSSIAQETKGLEEEESRLDSLRFEINRLKEERGELLQEQNLLIERSRMRSAEEDRLTSRIYSLDKDLKEKDEDIAGLTIALARLTEEKKEHDKKMANLDTALYSQREEHERLIRQIRDLKVEIGRKEAQQQAQGRYSRAMEAVLGMDGVFGTIGDLGTCKPEYSTALNVAAGGKIHFVVVETDQIAADAIRYLQDHKLGRVTFLPLNKIRPKPLPPLPPGSDVIGFALDLLDYDPRFDSAFRVVFGSTLILDTLEHARRRIGSSRMVTLDGSLIEPSGSMTGGSIKKDTGGFGSTSVDELKHLTLQLSHLTAEEEMISESLKQQTVERDEVQKRRLELEAAVVRAKGQLESAEAAKSSLLSEKESLQVQRDATPGVVHGGTNDLAVIEKAIEEKNQSITRIQISINEIADRLSDTGIPLLYEQREEAERQKTEIQRRLHNKEQEISEIRMELSFAQKTVEEERQQMERIREKVKQYDDEVRECQEEIIIKEKVISEAESTVAEFSQEIEDLRAERGVLSKKSDDFDLEVREFISKKDRVLLKIESMEEKSQILAQEISSLAEQAGDCVTDLTEDEIEIRVQKTTISIEKLGDVNMRAIEEYDQVYAVVTDRMSRVEILERELSDIKDRIEFFSKKKYEAFHEAFTTIDTNFRDIFSRLTMGTGELKLENPEDPFTGGLSFAVQPRDKKVHHLTALSGGEKSLTTLAFIFSIQKYIPAPFYAFDEVDMNLDGSNVVRIADMIRELSNKSQFINISLRKPMIDAADRILGVTIRPDKTSLVTGVSMDDS from the coding sequence TTGCATATCACACAGCTTGAAATTGATAATTTCAAATCTTTTGGGAGAAAAACAAAAATCCCATTTTTACCAGGATTTACTGTAATTTCAGGACCAAATGGATCTGGAAAAAGCAATATTATTGATTGTATTCTATTTGCCCTTGCACTTTCTTCATCCCGTCATCTGCGTGCCGAGCGACTGACTGATCTTATCAATCTGAATAATGATCGGAATACTGCAGAAGTTGAGATTACTTTTTCTGACGGGACTGTTATCAGACGCAGGATTAAACGAACCGAGAATACCTATTACAATTACCTGTATCTGAATGGTCGACCCTGCAGGCAGGGTGAACTGTTAGAATTTTTAGCTGGCCATGGAATTGTCCCTCATGGGTATAATGTCGTCATGCAGGGGGATATCAACCGGATCATCGAGATGAGTGACTCAGAACGGAGAAAGATCATCGATGAGATTGCAGGAGTTGCAGAGTTTGATGCAAAAAAGGAACTTGCCTTGCAAGAGTTATCCCAGGTTCGTGAACGGATGGCTGAAGAGTCCGTTCATATTGAGGAACTGAGTATACGTCTCACTCAACTGGAAAAACAGAAAGAACAAGCGGTGTTATTTCGAACACTCCATGATGAGCTTAAAAATCTGACGAGGTGCCGATCTGCTGCTCGTCTCTCCGCCCTGAAGAAAGATCAGGATGCTCTTTTGATGGGTATTACTGAAGAAAAGGATCAGGTTATTCAGATAGATGGAGATATTTCGTGGAAATCGCATGAACGTGATTTCATCCGGGAAGAAATTGCAGCAATTGATCAGAAAATCGCTGCAAAAACAGGCAGTGATTATATGGCTCTGGTCTCCCGGATTGCTGAAGCAAAAGCTTCAATTGATAGTCTCCATCGGACTATTGATCGGGCTTTACGAGAAAAGGAAGAAGCAAACAAGAGGCTATCCGACATATTTACTGGGGTAAAAAGACAGGAAGAGCGAGTTCAGGCCCGTGATAATGAGATGCGTAGTCTGATGATAGATCGGACAAACCTTTCGATGACAGCTACAGCGGTTCAGAATGAGTTTGATAGGATCTCTTCTTCAATTGCGCAAGAGACAAAAGGTCTTGAAGAGGAAGAATCTCGTCTCGATTCTTTGAGATTTGAGATAAACCGCCTCAAAGAAGAACGTGGTGAGTTGCTTCAGGAGCAAAACCTGCTTATCGAACGCTCCCGAATGCGAAGTGCTGAAGAGGACCGTCTGACTTCCCGGATATATTCGCTGGATAAAGATCTAAAAGAGAAGGATGAGGATATTGCCGGCCTTACTATAGCTCTTGCCCGCCTTACCGAAGAGAAAAAAGAGCATGACAAGAAAATGGCAAATCTTGATACAGCCCTCTATTCTCAAAGGGAAGAACATGAGCGTTTGATACGACAGATTCGGGATCTTAAAGTTGAGATTGGCAGGAAGGAAGCTCAACAACAGGCTCAGGGCCGGTACAGCCGTGCGATGGAAGCAGTTCTGGGAATGGATGGTGTTTTTGGAACAATTGGAGATCTGGGAACATGTAAACCAGAATATTCAACAGCATTGAATGTTGCTGCTGGAGGAAAAATCCATTTTGTTGTTGTAGAAACCGATCAAATCGCCGCTGATGCTATCCGGTATCTGCAGGATCATAAACTCGGCCGTGTGACATTTCTTCCTCTCAATAAAATAAGACCAAAACCGCTTCCACCCCTCCCTCCTGGATCAGATGTTATTGGATTTGCACTTGACCTTCTTGATTATGATCCACGGTTTGATAGTGCATTTCGTGTTGTTTTTGGTTCCACACTGATACTTGATACTCTTGAACATGCTCGCAGGCGTATTGGGTCATCACGGATGGTTACTTTGGATGGTTCATTGATTGAGCCATCTGGATCGATGACTGGAGGGAGTATTAAAAAGGACACTGGGGGATTTGGCTCAACCTCTGTGGATGAGTTAAAACACCTGACCTTACAGTTATCTCATCTGACTGCTGAAGAGGAGATGATATCCGAGTCGCTTAAACAACAGACTGTCGAGCGGGATGAAGTGCAGAAGCGAAGACTTGAACTGGAAGCCGCTGTTGTACGGGCCAAAGGTCAGTTGGAGTCTGCAGAAGCTGCAAAATCCTCTTTACTATCAGAAAAAGAATCACTTCAGGTACAACGCGATGCAACTCCTGGAGTGGTTCATGGAGGGACCAATGACCTTGCAGTGATTGAGAAGGCTATTGAGGAAAAGAACCAGAGTATCACCCGAATTCAGATTTCAATAAATGAGATCGCAGACCGCTTATCTGATACTGGCATCCCTCTTTTATATGAGCAACGTGAAGAAGCAGAACGGCAGAAGACAGAGATACAAAGGCGCCTGCATAACAAGGAACAGGAAATAAGCGAAATCCGGATGGAACTTTCTTTCGCACAAAAAACTGTTGAAGAAGAACGGCAACAAATGGAACGCATTCGTGAAAAAGTCAAACAGTATGATGATGAGGTTCGGGAATGTCAGGAAGAAATTATTATAAAAGAGAAGGTAATTTCCGAAGCCGAATCCACCGTTGCTGAATTTTCTCAGGAAATTGAAGATCTGAGAGCAGAACGGGGCGTTCTTTCTAAAAAATCTGATGATTTTGATCTAGAGGTTCGTGAATTTATCAGTAAAAAAGACCGTGTCCTGTTGAAGATAGAAAGCATGGAAGAAAAATCCCAGATTCTTGCTCAAGAGATTTCATCACTTGCAGAACAAGCCGGTGATTGTGTTACCGATTTGACTGAAGATGAGATAGAAATCAGGGTACAAAAAACAACAATCTCAATTGAGAAACTGGGCGATGTGAATATGCGGGCAATTGAAGAGTATGATCAGGTCTATGCCGTTGTAACGGACCGTATGTCTCGTGTGGAAATATTAGAACGTGAATTATCAGATATCAAAGACCGAATAGAATTCTTTTCAAAGAAAAAGTATGAAGCCTTTCATGAAGCATTTACCACGATTGATACAAATTTCAGGGACATTTTTTCACGTCTGACGATGGGCACAGGTGAGTTAAAACTGGAAAATCCGGAAGATCCATTTACTGGAGGGCTTTCATTTGCAGTCCAGCCCAGGGATAAAAAAGTACATCATCTTACTGCTCTTTCCGGAGGAGAAAAATCTCTTACTACTCTTGCTTTCATTTTTTCAATTCAAAAGTACATTCCGGCACCATTCTATGCATTTGATGAGGTGGATATGAATCTGGATGGGTCAAATGTTGTGAGAATTGCAGATATGATTCGTGAATTATCGAATAAATCTCAGTTTATTAATATTTCTCTTCGGAAGCCTATGATAGATGCAGCTGATAGGATTCTGGGAGTTACTATCCGGCCGGATAAAACAAGTCTAGTTACGGGAGTGAGTATGGATGACTCATGA
- the cofE gene encoding coenzyme F420-0:L-glutamate ligase: protein MNHFQIFGLRTNLIKPGDTLLDHIFTALQNQNLFFKEHDILILAESAVATAQGRVTPLSGIIPSDHARKIAKQYDIDPALAEIVISESDVIVGGIPGFLLSIKSGHLLPNAGVDGSNAPEGYVTLLPSDPDALARNLRMTILEKTGFHIAVLIVDSRTHPMRYGSGGVAIACSGIPAVIDERGKHDLFGRELKVTRRAIADNLASAAELIMGESNEQIPAALVRGFDIEFGDYEGIELISPDECLFIGSLKKAYVNPP, encoded by the coding sequence ATGAATCATTTTCAGATTTTTGGCCTTCGTACAAATCTTATAAAACCAGGAGATACACTTCTGGACCATATTTTTACCGCATTGCAAAACCAGAATCTATTTTTTAAAGAGCATGACATCCTTATTCTGGCAGAATCTGCAGTTGCGACAGCGCAGGGACGAGTCACCCCCTTGTCAGGTATTATACCATCTGACCATGCAAGAAAAATTGCAAAACAGTATGATATTGATCCTGCCCTTGCTGAGATTGTCATCAGTGAATCTGATGTTATTGTTGGCGGAATCCCTGGTTTTTTATTATCAATAAAATCAGGACATCTTCTTCCCAATGCTGGTGTAGACGGATCAAATGCCCCGGAAGGTTATGTTACCCTCCTGCCTTCTGATCCTGATGCACTGGCCCGAAACCTACGGATGACGATCCTTGAAAAAACAGGATTCCATATTGCTGTACTTATTGTCGACAGTCGTACTCATCCGATGCGATATGGATCAGGTGGTGTAGCGATAGCATGTTCAGGTATTCCTGCTGTGATTGATGAACGTGGAAAGCATGACCTCTTTGGAAGAGAACTGAAGGTAACCAGAAGAGCGATTGCAGATAACCTTGCTTCAGCAGCTGAATTAATCATGGGTGAATCAAATGAACAGATTCCAGCGGCTTTAGTTCGGGGATTTGATATTGAATTTGGAGATTATGAAGGAATAGAATTAATCTCTCCAGATGAGTGTCTCTTCATCGGAAGCCTAAAAAAAGCCTATGTTAATCCTCCCTAA